A genomic segment from Stegostoma tigrinum isolate sSteTig4 chromosome 1, sSteTig4.hap1, whole genome shotgun sequence encodes:
- the LOC125456177 gene encoding uncharacterized protein LOC125456177 isoform X1 has protein sequence MFRIIFYSFWVINYTWLEILLVPVTGQSTVGDGEQESNSLQKYLVAALVMLVIVLLVCVAAIFGVSLIYLKLLQIRKMLSEKDDETYAQIGANLAQITQVRKDQDLTNMNGNVKGNNCIAQVENGKEHETEGRSTRSSYLKLPDGTTSSKSPDKAMLDMDPSKDFSANGVRGDSRLADNIPKYASPPSYNNAIKNGSRNIVMQMENPKGLHESVTQRELNNSQGNALQQSTGLRTFSPTANSGSAITQSNQKTAKKPKTEAGHLTTNPPEGSSPDSSIYAIYDVPRPCLCSSMCRGVVWHTSTFQHNTLKRSLSEIGPNAFELPIEMLQENKYAVPRPVTFPSNVNYETELKNLEKCSSKDSGVLSYVDSQLLDLIPEVNEPHLDTKSNLENKQRQAADKESTGDSSLFI, from the exons GTACCAGTTACTGGGCAGTCAACTGTTGGTGATGGAGAGCAAGAATCAAATTCTCTTCAGAAGTATTTAGTAGCTGCTCTTGTCATGCTGGTTATAGTTCTGTTAGTGTGTGTTGCAGCAATCTTTGGAGTATCTCTCATCTACCTTAAACTCCTTCAG atcaggAAAATGCTGTCAGAGAAAGATGATGAGACATACGCACAGATTGGTGCAAACCTGGCTCAAATTACGCAAGTGAGAAAAGATCAGGACTTGACCAATATGAATGGGAATGTGAAAGGGAACAACTGCATTGCACAAGTGGAAAATGGCAAAGAACATGAGACAGAAGGGAGGTCGACCAGGTCTTCTTATCTTAAGCTTCCTGATGGAACTACCTCATCTAAGTCTCCAGACAAGGCAATGCTTGACATGGATCCTTCAAAAGATTTTAGTGCCAATGGAGTCAGAGGGGACAGTCGGTTAGCAGACAATATCCCTAAATATGCCTCACCACCTTCTTACAACAATGCTATCAAAAATGGCTCACGGAATATTGTGATGCAAATGGAAAATCCAAAGGGGCTCCACGAAAGTGTAACTCAGAGAGAGCTGAATAATTCCCAGGGCAATGCACTTCAACAGTCAACAGGATTGAGAACTTTCAGTCCAACTGCAAACAGTGGTTCTGCTATCACACAAAGCAATCAGAAGACTGCAAAAAAGCCTAAGACTGAAGCAGGACATCTGACAACAAATCCTCCAGAGGGCTCTTCTCCTGATTCTAGCATTTATGCAATTTACGATGTGCCTCGGCCTTGCTTATGCTCCTCAATGTGCCGAGGTGTTGTCTGGCACACATCAACTTTTCAACACAATACTCTGAAGCGCTCCTTAAGCGAAATAGGTCCTAATGCATTTGAACTACCAATTGAAATGCTTCAGGAAAACAAGTACGCTGTGCCTAGACCAGTGACTTTTCCAAGCAATGTGAATTATGAAACTGAACTTAAGAATCTAGAGAAATGTTCATCCAAGGACTCAGGTGTTCTGTCGTATGTGGACTCACAGTTACTAGATTTGATTCCTGAGGTAAATGAACCTCATCTTGACACCAAAAGTAATCTGGAAAATAAACAAAGACAAGCAGCTGACAAGGAATCCACTGGAGACAGtagtttatttatttaa
- the LOC125456177 gene encoding uncharacterized protein LOC125456177 isoform X2 — translation MFRIIFYSFWVINYTWLEILLIRKMLSEKDDETYAQIGANLAQITQVRKDQDLTNMNGNVKGNNCIAQVENGKEHETEGRSTRSSYLKLPDGTTSSKSPDKAMLDMDPSKDFSANGVRGDSRLADNIPKYASPPSYNNAIKNGSRNIVMQMENPKGLHESVTQRELNNSQGNALQQSTGLRTFSPTANSGSAITQSNQKTAKKPKTEAGHLTTNPPEGSSPDSSIYAIYDVPRPCLCSSMCRGVVWHTSTFQHNTLKRSLSEIGPNAFELPIEMLQENKYAVPRPVTFPSNVNYETELKNLEKCSSKDSGVLSYVDSQLLDLIPEVNEPHLDTKSNLENKQRQAADKESTGDSSLFI, via the coding sequence atcaggAAAATGCTGTCAGAGAAAGATGATGAGACATACGCACAGATTGGTGCAAACCTGGCTCAAATTACGCAAGTGAGAAAAGATCAGGACTTGACCAATATGAATGGGAATGTGAAAGGGAACAACTGCATTGCACAAGTGGAAAATGGCAAAGAACATGAGACAGAAGGGAGGTCGACCAGGTCTTCTTATCTTAAGCTTCCTGATGGAACTACCTCATCTAAGTCTCCAGACAAGGCAATGCTTGACATGGATCCTTCAAAAGATTTTAGTGCCAATGGAGTCAGAGGGGACAGTCGGTTAGCAGACAATATCCCTAAATATGCCTCACCACCTTCTTACAACAATGCTATCAAAAATGGCTCACGGAATATTGTGATGCAAATGGAAAATCCAAAGGGGCTCCACGAAAGTGTAACTCAGAGAGAGCTGAATAATTCCCAGGGCAATGCACTTCAACAGTCAACAGGATTGAGAACTTTCAGTCCAACTGCAAACAGTGGTTCTGCTATCACACAAAGCAATCAGAAGACTGCAAAAAAGCCTAAGACTGAAGCAGGACATCTGACAACAAATCCTCCAGAGGGCTCTTCTCCTGATTCTAGCATTTATGCAATTTACGATGTGCCTCGGCCTTGCTTATGCTCCTCAATGTGCCGAGGTGTTGTCTGGCACACATCAACTTTTCAACACAATACTCTGAAGCGCTCCTTAAGCGAAATAGGTCCTAATGCATTTGAACTACCAATTGAAATGCTTCAGGAAAACAAGTACGCTGTGCCTAGACCAGTGACTTTTCCAAGCAATGTGAATTATGAAACTGAACTTAAGAATCTAGAGAAATGTTCATCCAAGGACTCAGGTGTTCTGTCGTATGTGGACTCACAGTTACTAGATTTGATTCCTGAGGTAAATGAACCTCATCTTGACACCAAAAGTAATCTGGAAAATAAACAAAGACAAGCAGCTGACAAGGAATCCACTGGAGACAGtagtttatttatttaa